In Streptomyces sp. NBC_01439, the following are encoded in one genomic region:
- a CDS encoding DUF4240 domain-containing protein, whose protein sequence is MDEKTFWALMDGLSCHPGDRHERLEWLRGELRRRPAVEGVEFQARLEVACAAVTTGALWRAVGRIEGGLCSDDGFDYFALWLVAQGRETYRAVLADPDALADVAEVRALVGRHPREWCDDEWPEWEELDYVAQEVFDELTGQEDGCGEAFHEALEAVQDACAKVEEETVTVEATVTAGTPRLDVLFPVATTS, encoded by the coding sequence ATGGACGAGAAGACCTTCTGGGCGCTCATGGACGGGCTGAGTTGTCACCCCGGTGACCGGCATGAACGGCTGGAGTGGCTGCGTGGGGAGTTGCGTCGCCGGCCGGCCGTCGAGGGCGTGGAGTTTCAGGCGCGTCTGGAAGTTGCGTGCGCGGCGGTCACCACGGGCGCACTGTGGCGGGCGGTGGGCCGGATTGAGGGCGGCTTGTGCTCCGACGACGGCTTCGACTACTTCGCGCTCTGGCTGGTGGCCCAGGGGCGCGAAACGTACCGAGCGGTGCTTGCTGATCCGGACGCCCTCGCTGACGTTGCCGAGGTGCGGGCCCTGGTGGGACGGCACCCGCGGGAGTGGTGCGACGACGAGTGGCCGGAATGGGAGGAGCTCGACTACGTGGCCCAGGAGGTATTCGACGAGCTGACAGGCCAGGAGGACGGCTGTGGGGAGGCGTTCCACGAGGCCCTGGAAGCCGTCCAGGACGCATGCGCGAAGGTCGAAGAAGAGACCGTCACCGTAGAAGCCACGGTGACGGCTGGGACTCCTCGGCTCGACGTCCTCTTCCCCGTAGCAACCACCTCTTAA
- a CDS encoding DUF4097 family beta strand repeat-containing protein, translated as MTSSTTSARTSRTAIAALGAGLLLAGCSFSGGALADDAYKTASADATVTEAVKAVKVTGARSGSIDVTPGTGPGVTVHRTVHYRGDTVPKTGQKVTGGVLTFSNNCSGNCYVDYRLEVPAAATVELESSSGAITVTGVAGAEVEADSGNVTADRIGGPLKVRTSSGGITATGLTGPSAEIRSSSGDARLDFTKAPSSVLAETSSGDVTLKAPQDPYRIKVSTDSGDRDVTLPDDASASSRISVETTSGNIRISAV; from the coding sequence ATGACCTCCTCCACCACGTCCGCCCGCACGTCCCGCACCGCGATCGCCGCCCTCGGCGCCGGCCTCCTCCTGGCCGGCTGCTCCTTCTCCGGCGGCGCCCTCGCGGACGACGCCTACAAGACGGCGAGCGCCGATGCCACGGTCACCGAGGCGGTCAAGGCGGTGAAGGTGACGGGGGCCCGGTCCGGCTCGATCGACGTCACCCCCGGGACCGGCCCCGGAGTCACGGTCCACCGCACCGTCCACTACCGCGGGGACACCGTTCCGAAGACCGGCCAGAAGGTCACCGGAGGCGTACTGACCTTCAGCAACAACTGCTCCGGGAACTGCTACGTCGACTACCGACTGGAGGTACCGGCCGCGGCCACGGTCGAGCTGGAGAGCTCCAGCGGCGCCATCACGGTGACGGGGGTAGCGGGGGCCGAGGTGGAGGCCGATTCCGGGAACGTCACGGCCGACCGGATCGGCGGCCCGCTGAAGGTCCGCACCTCCTCGGGCGGGATCACCGCCACCGGCCTGACCGGCCCCAGCGCCGAGATCCGCTCGTCCTCGGGCGACGCACGCCTGGACTTCACGAAGGCCCCGTCATCGGTGCTCGCGGAAACCAGCTCGGGCGACGTCACCCTGAAGGCCCCGCAGGACCCGTACCGGATCAAGGTCTCCACCGACTCCGGCGACCGCGACGTCACCCTCCCCGACGACGCCTCGGCCTCCTCCCGCATCTCGGTGGAGACCACGTCGGGCAACATCCGCATCTCCGCGGTCTGA
- a CDS encoding sulfurtransferase, translating to MTQPQDAASEARPEARPEARPEALPVARPETLPVARPEVLIGPLPGPLVGVDWLAERLGAPGLVLFDASVGAHRAASHRIPGARPFDLDGPLSDHTAPTPHTVPGAPEFTEAMRVLGVEDADTVVVYDGAGIYSSARAWWMLRAMGFDRAAVLDGGLPAWTAAGLPTSATGPAYRGPRGSFTARPRAGLLVDGATIARALADPAAAVLDARTRERFAGTAPEPRPGLRSGHMPGAVNLPFAELQDPSGLMRPAGELRAAFRALTGDRDRLYFSCGSGVTACVLALGADLAGYEEIAVYDGSWSEWGLPGAPGTPSEFPVTTGP from the coding sequence ATGACCCAGCCCCAGGACGCCGCGTCCGAAGCACGGCCCGAAGCACGGCCCGAAGCACGGCCCGAAGCTCTGCCCGTGGCACGGCCCGAAACCCTGCCCGTGGCACGGCCCGAAGTGCTGATCGGGCCCCTTCCCGGACCGCTCGTCGGGGTCGACTGGCTCGCCGAGCGACTGGGTGCGCCCGGCCTGGTCCTCTTCGACGCCTCGGTCGGCGCCCACCGCGCCGCGTCCCACCGGATCCCGGGCGCCCGCCCGTTCGACCTCGACGGGCCCCTGTCCGACCACACCGCCCCCACCCCGCACACCGTGCCCGGGGCCCCGGAGTTCACCGAGGCGATGCGCGTCCTCGGTGTCGAGGACGCGGACACCGTCGTCGTCTACGACGGGGCCGGCATCTACTCCAGCGCCCGCGCCTGGTGGATGCTGCGCGCCATGGGCTTCGACCGGGCCGCCGTCCTCGACGGGGGACTGCCCGCCTGGACCGCCGCCGGCCTGCCGACCTCGGCCACCGGCCCCGCGTACAGGGGTCCGCGCGGCTCCTTCACCGCCCGGCCCCGGGCCGGGCTGCTCGTCGACGGCGCCACCATCGCGCGGGCCCTGGCCGACCCGGCCGCGGCCGTCCTCGACGCCCGCACGCGGGAACGCTTCGCCGGTACCGCCCCCGAACCCCGCCCGGGCCTGCGCAGCGGCCACATGCCGGGTGCGGTCAACCTGCCGTTCGCCGAACTCCAGGACCCGAGCGGTCTGATGCGACCGGCCGGGGAACTGCGCGCGGCCTTCAGGGCGCTGACGGGGGACCGGGACCGGCTCTACTTCAGCTGCGGGTCCGGGGTGACCGCCTGCGTGCTGGCCCTCGGCGCCGACCTCGCCGGGTACGAGGAGATCGCGGTGTACGACGGTTCCTGGAGCGAGTGGGGACTGCCCGGTGCGCCCGGCACGCCCTCGGAATTCCCCGTGACCACCGGCCCGTAG
- a CDS encoding glycosyltransferase family 39 protein, whose product MRHPSRPHAEADISRIAPWRLLPPLLAVLLGLWGLERGGSMWRDESVTWQVAHRPLGGIVELLGRVDAVHGLHYVLVHGVFQAWEGGLWALRLPSVVATALAAAGVAAVAHRLAGERAALLSGCAYAVLPPVQMYAQEGRSYAMVAAAVAWATYLMLRERWLAYTVVLLIGCWLHEFAALALLAHAFTAWRSRGWRRSAAVLLVLLLPLAVVSARQAEQQLGWLGRPSWQDWVAYGVVAAAALLLARGAPPDLVRVALPLVLLPPGVLMVISLFNPWYVDRYVIYALAGLALLAGVRLARARGWWPWVLAGALLVPFGLWSVWLRTPESRKDDVLAVAAAVRERARPGDAVLFTPSRRREWLLSSPELYGELRDVALDRTPAASHSLQGTELPPDRIRAALLASPRVIVLSDPAGQPLDPYPREAVKREELAARFDLCSMTGVRGARVAVYARPGGCG is encoded by the coding sequence TTGCGACACCCGTCCCGACCGCACGCGGAGGCCGACATCAGCCGGATCGCCCCCTGGCGCCTGCTCCCGCCGCTGCTGGCCGTGCTCCTCGGCCTGTGGGGCCTGGAACGGGGCGGCAGCATGTGGCGCGACGAGTCCGTCACCTGGCAGGTGGCCCACCGGCCGCTCGGCGGGATCGTCGAGCTGCTCGGCCGGGTCGACGCCGTCCACGGCCTGCACTACGTGCTCGTGCACGGGGTGTTCCAGGCGTGGGAGGGCGGCCTGTGGGCGCTGCGGCTGCCCTCCGTCGTCGCCACCGCCCTCGCGGCCGCCGGGGTCGCCGCCGTCGCCCACCGGCTCGCGGGGGAGCGGGCCGCACTGCTCTCGGGCTGCGCGTACGCCGTACTGCCCCCCGTGCAGATGTACGCCCAGGAGGGGCGCTCGTACGCCATGGTCGCGGCCGCCGTGGCGTGGGCGACGTACCTGATGCTGCGCGAGCGGTGGCTGGCGTACACGGTGGTGCTGCTGATCGGTTGCTGGTTGCACGAGTTCGCCGCGCTCGCCCTGCTCGCCCACGCCTTCACCGCGTGGCGCTCGCGCGGCTGGCGCCGGAGCGCCGCCGTCCTGCTGGTCCTGCTGCTGCCGCTGGCCGTGGTGAGCGCCCGGCAGGCCGAGCAGCAACTCGGCTGGCTCGGGCGGCCCAGCTGGCAGGACTGGGTGGCGTACGGGGTGGTGGCCGCCGCGGCCCTGCTGCTCGCGCGGGGCGCTCCGCCCGACCTCGTACGGGTGGCGCTCCCGCTCGTCCTGTTGCCGCCCGGGGTACTGATGGTGATCTCCCTGTTCAACCCCTGGTACGTCGACCGGTACGTGATCTACGCGCTGGCCGGGCTCGCCCTGCTGGCGGGGGTCCGGCTCGCGCGGGCCCGCGGGTGGTGGCCGTGGGTGCTGGCGGGCGCGCTCCTGGTGCCGTTCGGCCTCTGGTCGGTGTGGCTGCGCACGCCCGAGAGCCGCAAGGACGACGTGCTCGCGGTGGCCGCCGCGGTCCGGGAGCGGGCCCGGCCGGGGGACGCGGTGCTGTTCACGCCCTCGCGCAGGCGCGAGTGGCTGCTGTCCTCGCCCGAGCTCTACGGAGAACTGCGCGACGTGGCCCTGGACCGCACCCCGGCGGCCTCGCACAGCCTCCAGGGCACCGAGCTGCCCCCGGACCGGATCCGCGCGGCACTGCTGGCCTCGCCCCGGGTGATCGTGCTGTCGGACCCGGCCGGTCAGCCGCTGGACCCGTACCCGCGGGAGGCGGTCAAGCGGGAGGAACTGGCCGCCCGCTTCGACCTGTGCTCGATGACCGGGGTGCGCGGCGCCCGGGTGGCGGTCTACGCCCGGCCGGGCGGCTGCGGTTGA
- a CDS encoding TetR/AcrR family transcriptional regulator, which translates to MAQDTGRTERPAAGAAGAAGAARVAGTAGAARAVKATKGSARGTYAVGDARRQKILDTAVEHFAQWGFNASSLARIAADCGITQGGLLHHFRGKEDLLLSVLAQSEQHDVERLFSAPAESVAAHFATVVELAADNERRPGIVRMFNTLVGESGNPEHPAHAYFTQRYARVLGYTVELLEAGVARGELRPDTDCEAVGREVLAVMGGLQIQWVLAPGSVDMPAGLRGFLDRLLRDVSAAPRVDPG; encoded by the coding sequence ATGGCACAGGACACGGGGCGGACGGAGCGGCCGGCCGCAGGGGCCGCAGGGGCCGCAGGGGCGGCACGGGTCGCAGGGACGGCAGGGGCCGCAAGGGCCGTAAAGGCGACGAAGGGCTCGGCCCGGGGGACCTACGCGGTGGGCGACGCCCGGCGGCAGAAGATCCTCGACACCGCCGTCGAGCACTTCGCGCAGTGGGGCTTCAACGCCTCCTCGCTGGCCCGCATCGCCGCCGACTGCGGGATCACCCAGGGCGGACTGCTGCACCATTTCCGCGGCAAGGAGGACCTGCTGCTCTCGGTCCTGGCCCAGAGCGAGCAGCACGACGTCGAGCGTCTGTTCAGCGCGCCCGCCGAGTCGGTCGCCGCCCACTTCGCCACCGTCGTGGAGCTCGCCGCCGACAACGAGCGGCGGCCCGGCATCGTCCGGATGTTCAACACCCTGGTCGGCGAATCCGGCAACCCGGAGCACCCCGCACACGCGTACTTCACCCAGCGCTACGCCCGGGTGCTCGGCTACACCGTCGAACTGCTGGAGGCCGGCGTCGCACGCGGCGAACTGCGCCCGGACACCGACTGCGAGGCCGTCGGCCGTGAGGTCCTCGCCGTCATGGGCGGCCTGCAGATCCAGTGGGTGCTGGCGCCCGGCAGCGTGGACATGCCGGCCGGGCTGCGCGGATTCCTGGACCGGCTGCTGCGGGACGTCTCGGCTGCGCCCCGGGTCGACCCGGGCTAG
- a CDS encoding glycoside hydrolase family 3 C-terminal domain-containing protein gives MIVELVRSGRVAESRIDDSVRRLLREKFTLGLFENPYVDPDAAAEIVGRSDFTALGAAAQRRSLTVLTNPDGLLPLTTGPKLYVRNVDTAVAAEYGEVVGDPADADLAVLRLRTPYEPRENVFESYFHSGSLAFPEPELTRILALLDRVPTLVCINLERAAVIPEIAERAAALIADYGAGDAALLDVAFGRAAPGGRLPFELPRSMKAVEASRPDVPNDTLDPVFPHGHGLTL, from the coding sequence GTGATCGTGGAACTGGTCCGCTCGGGCCGCGTCGCGGAGTCCCGGATCGACGACTCGGTGCGCCGCCTGCTGCGGGAGAAGTTCACGCTCGGCCTGTTCGAGAACCCGTACGTGGACCCGGACGCGGCGGCCGAGATCGTCGGCCGGTCCGACTTCACGGCCCTGGGGGCCGCGGCCCAGCGCCGCTCCCTCACCGTCCTGACCAACCCGGACGGCCTGCTCCCGCTCACCACGGGGCCGAAGCTGTACGTGCGGAACGTGGACACGGCCGTCGCCGCCGAATACGGCGAGGTCGTCGGCGACCCGGCCGACGCGGATCTCGCCGTACTGCGACTGCGGACCCCGTACGAGCCCCGCGAGAACGTCTTCGAGTCCTACTTCCACTCGGGTTCGCTGGCCTTCCCCGAGCCCGAGCTGACCCGGATCCTGGCCCTGCTGGACCGGGTACCGACCCTGGTCTGCATCAACCTGGAGCGGGCCGCCGTCATCCCGGAAATCGCCGAGCGCGCGGCGGCCCTGATCGCCGACTACGGGGCCGGCGACGCGGCACTGCTGGACGTGGCCTTCGGCCGCGCCGCCCCCGGGGGCCGCCTCCCCTTCGAGCTCCCCCGCTCGATGAAGGCCGTCGAAGCCTCCCGTCCCGATGTGCCGAACGACACGCTCGACCCGGTCTTCCCGCACGGCCACGGGCTGACCCTCTAG
- a CDS encoding response regulator transcription factor has translation MEQTHTTHQSAAATPGAQRRVLVVEDDHTIAEAIAARLRAEGFQVQTAGDGPSAVAAAESWLPELLVLDIMLPGFDGLEVCRRVQAQRPVPVLMLTARDDETDLLVGLGVGADDYMTKPFSMRELAARVHVLLRRVERATMAAHTPRGATLRLGDLEIDHAQRRVRVHTEDVHLTPTEFDLLVCLAGTPRAVLSREQLLAEVWDWADASGTRTVDSHIKALRRKIGAERIRTVHGVGYALETPAQA, from the coding sequence ATGGAACAGACACACACCACCCATCAGAGCGCCGCGGCGACACCAGGCGCCCAACGGCGTGTGCTGGTCGTCGAGGACGACCACACCATCGCCGAGGCCATCGCGGCCCGCCTGCGCGCGGAGGGCTTCCAGGTGCAGACCGCCGGCGACGGCCCCTCGGCCGTGGCGGCAGCCGAGAGCTGGCTGCCCGAGCTACTGGTCCTCGACATCATGCTGCCCGGCTTCGACGGCCTGGAGGTCTGCCGCCGGGTCCAGGCCCAGCGGCCCGTGCCGGTCCTCATGCTCACCGCGCGCGACGACGAGACCGACCTGCTGGTCGGGCTCGGGGTCGGGGCGGACGACTACATGACCAAGCCGTTCTCGATGCGCGAGCTGGCCGCCCGGGTCCACGTCCTGCTGCGGCGCGTGGAGCGGGCCACCATGGCCGCGCACACCCCGCGCGGGGCCACCCTGCGCCTGGGCGATCTGGAGATCGACCACGCGCAGCGCCGGGTCCGGGTGCACACCGAGGACGTGCACCTGACCCCCACCGAGTTCGACCTGCTGGTGTGCCTGGCCGGGACCCCGCGGGCGGTGCTCTCCCGGGAGCAGTTGCTGGCCGAGGTGTGGGACTGGGCCGACGCCTCCGGGACCCGTACCGTCGACAGTCACATCAAGGCCCTGCGCCGCAAGATCGGCGCGGAGCGGATCCGCACGGTCCACGGCGTCGGGTACGCCCTGGAGACCCCGGCCCAGGCATGA
- a CDS encoding HAMP domain-containing sensor histidine kinase, which translates to MSGPPNRLRPRQRPPVGLRPFSPFSIKTKLGTLVVVSVFITTGLLLVALRTDTELRFITVFSVIASMLITQFVAHSLTAPLDDMTTVARAISHGDFTRRVRGAGRRDELGDLASTINLMADDLEAVDRHRKELVANVSHELRTPIAALRAVLENVVDGVSAADPETMRTMLKQTERLGGLVETLLDLSRVDNGVVPLRARRFEVWPYLSGVLKESRLAAAGRPGLLSGSGGHSRNDVHLHLDVFPPELWAHADAERLHQVVANLIDNAVKHSPPHGRVTVRARTGDAPGSLVLEVRDEGPGIPEAERHRVFERFNRGSARGGDGGTGLGLAIARWAVELHGGRIGVAESSRGCRILVTLPGSS; encoded by the coding sequence ATGAGCGGCCCGCCGAACCGGCTGCGGCCACGGCAACGGCCTCCGGTGGGGCTGCGGCCCTTCTCGCCCTTCTCGATCAAGACCAAGCTGGGCACGCTCGTCGTGGTCTCGGTCTTCATCACGACGGGCCTGCTGCTGGTGGCCCTGCGGACCGACACCGAGCTGCGGTTCATCACGGTCTTCTCGGTGATCGCCTCGATGCTGATCACCCAGTTCGTGGCGCACAGCCTGACGGCACCGCTGGACGACATGACGACGGTGGCCCGGGCCATATCCCACGGCGACTTCACCCGGCGGGTACGCGGGGCGGGGCGCCGCGACGAACTGGGCGACCTGGCTTCCACCATCAATCTGATGGCGGACGACCTGGAGGCCGTGGACCGGCACCGCAAGGAGCTCGTCGCCAATGTCTCGCACGAGCTGCGCACGCCCATCGCGGCGCTGCGGGCCGTGCTGGAGAACGTGGTCGACGGGGTCTCGGCCGCCGATCCGGAGACCATGCGCACGATGCTGAAGCAGACCGAGCGCCTCGGCGGGCTCGTGGAGACCCTGCTGGACCTGTCCCGGGTGGACAACGGCGTGGTCCCGCTGCGCGCCCGCCGCTTCGAGGTGTGGCCGTACCTGTCGGGCGTGCTGAAGGAATCGCGGCTGGCGGCCGCCGGCCGACCGGGGCTCCTCTCCGGTTCGGGCGGGCACAGCCGCAACGACGTGCACCTGCACCTGGACGTCTTCCCGCCCGAGCTGTGGGCGCACGCGGACGCCGAGCGGCTGCACCAGGTGGTCGCAAATCTGATCGACAACGCGGTCAAGCACAGCCCTCCGCACGGCCGGGTCACGGTCCGCGCCCGGACCGGCGACGCGCCCGGAAGCCTGGTACTGGAGGTGCGGGACGAGGGCCCGGGCATCCCCGAGGCGGAGCGCCACCGCGTCTTCGAGCGGTTCAACCGGGGCAGCGCGCGCGGCGGCGACGGAGGCACCGGACTGGGCCTGGCGATCGCCCGCTGGGCCGTGGAACTGCACGGAGGCCGGATCGGGGTGGCCGAATCGTCACGCGGCTGCCGCATCCTCGTCACGCTTCCGGGCAGCTCATAG